A DNA window from Lagenorhynchus albirostris chromosome 5, mLagAlb1.1, whole genome shotgun sequence contains the following coding sequences:
- the P2RY13 gene encoding P2Y purinoceptor 13: MNDTVMKGFNGSERCPRDMKAAHLVFPAIYTVVFFMGTLLNTLALWVFIHIPSSSTFIVYLKNTLVADLIMTLMLPFKILSDARLGPWQLRAFVCRFSAVVFYETMYVGITLLGLIAFDRFLKIIRPFGKFFVQKPAFAKVVSTLIWLFLFLLSLPNMILSNKEATPSSVKKCASLKGPLGLKWHEVVNYISQFIFWTVFVLMLLCYMVIAKKVYNSYRKSKRKGSKNSKRLEGKVFVVVAVFFVCFAPFHFARVPYTHSQTNRKTDCRLQNQLFLAKETTLFLAATNICMDPLIYIFLCKKFTERLPCMKGRKIAASTQENHTSQSDNITLS, from the coding sequence ATGAACGACACAGTGATGAAGGGCTTCAATGGGTCTGAGAGGTGCCCCAGGGACATGAAGGCAGCGCACCTGGTGTTCCCAGCCATCTACACTGTCGTTTTCTTCATGGGCACCCTGCTGAACACTTTGGCCCTGTGGGTGTTCATTCACATCCCCAGCTCCTCCACCTTCATTGTCTACCTCAAAAATACTCTGGTGGCCGACTTGATAATGACGCTCATGCTTCCGTTTAAAATCCTCTCAGACGCGCGCCTCGGACCCTGGCAGCTCAGAGCCTTTGTGTGTCGTTTCTCTGCCGTCGTCTTTTATGAGACCATGTATGTGGGCATCACACTGCTGGGGCTCATAGCCTTTGACAGGTTCCTCAAGATCATCAGACCTTTTGGAAAATTTTTCGTACAAAAACCTGCTTTTGCAAAAGTGGTCTCAACCCTCATCTGGCTCTTTTtgttcctcctctccctgccaaATATGATCTTAAGCAACAAGGAAGCAACACCGTCATCTGTGAAAAAGTGTGCCTCCTTAAAGGGTCCTCTTGGGCTGAAATGGCATGAAGTGgtgaactacatttcccagttcATTTTCTGGACTGTTTTTGTCCTAATGCTTCTATGCTATATGGTGATTGCAAAAAAGGTATACAATTCTTATAGAAAGTCCAAGAGGAAGGGCAGCAAAAACAGCAAAAGGCTAGAAGGTAAAGTATTTGTTGTCGTGGCTGTCTTCTTTGTGTGTTTCGCTCCATTTCATTTCGCCAGAGTCCCATATACTCACAGTCAAACCAACCGTAAGACTGACTGTCGATTGCAAAATCAACTGTTTCTAGCTAAAGAAACAACCCTTTTTTTGGCAGCAACTAACATTTGCATGGATcccttaatatatatattcttatgtaAAAAATTCACAGAGAGGCTACCATGTATGAAAGGGAGAAAGATTGCTGCATCCACCCAGGAAAATCATACGAGTCAGTCAGACAATATAACCCTAAGCTGA